A genomic stretch from Pontibacter liquoris includes:
- a CDS encoding nucleotide pyrophosphohydrolase — translation MTIADAQALVDKWIKENGVRYFSELTNMAILTEEVGEVARIIARQYGEQSFKKSDEGKQLGDELADVLFVLICLANQTGIDLTEALRQNLDKKTSRDSQRHKQNEKLK, via the coding sequence ATGACTATAGCTGATGCACAGGCCCTTGTTGATAAATGGATAAAGGAGAATGGTGTTCGTTACTTCAGCGAGCTGACCAACATGGCCATCCTGACCGAAGAAGTGGGCGAAGTGGCCCGCATCATTGCCCGGCAGTATGGCGAGCAGTCGTTTAAGAAAAGTGATGAAGGCAAACAGCTGGGCGACGAGCTGGCCGATGTGTTGTTTGTGCTCATCTGCCTGGCTAACCAGACCGGCATCGACCTGACCGAAGCCCTCCGCCAGAACCTGGACAAAAAAACCAGCCGCGACAGCCAGCGCCATAAACAGAACGAAAAACTGAAGTAA